The following are from one region of the Chromobacterium phragmitis genome:
- a CDS encoding HlyD family type I secretion periplasmic adaptor subunit — protein MKHQIEAMRGFLRRYRQAFADHWSIRHQLDPKPRSEDELAFLPAHLELTDSPASPLPRWSMRVIVALFACALLWALVGQLDIVAVAGGKTVSGGRTKIIQPLEPSVVKAIHVRDGQLVKAGQLLIELDATAAGADNRKAGDALETARLAAARYQALLAALDNGRLPQLETLDGVDPAKQLSEETLAVGQWRAYQAKRDALQATLRQREAELSTTRQQVIKLQGTVRLAEAREHDYQELLDKNFISKHAYLDKQQARIEQQGDLASQQSRIQELAAAIASQREELEALTANFRSDALDKLREAREQATQSGEEVKKTGRRQALTQLTAPVSGSVQQLAIHTVGGVVTEAQPLLAVVPANETLEVEAQIENKDIGFVRPGQAVTVKVESFPYTRYGYLDGVVETVSHDAQQDEKRGLLFPARIRLKQSHLVIDGARVNLSAGMAVSAEIKTGKRRVIDYFLSPLQEHVGEGMRER, from the coding sequence ATGAAACATCAGATAGAAGCGATGCGCGGCTTCCTGCGGCGTTACCGCCAGGCCTTCGCCGACCATTGGTCCATCCGCCACCAGCTCGACCCCAAGCCGCGCAGCGAGGACGAGCTGGCCTTCCTGCCCGCCCACCTGGAGCTGACCGACAGCCCGGCCTCGCCCCTGCCGCGCTGGAGCATGCGCGTGATCGTGGCATTGTTCGCCTGCGCGCTGCTGTGGGCGCTGGTCGGCCAGCTGGACATCGTCGCCGTCGCCGGCGGCAAGACTGTCAGCGGCGGCCGCACCAAGATCATCCAGCCGCTGGAGCCCAGCGTGGTCAAGGCCATCCACGTGCGCGACGGCCAACTGGTCAAGGCCGGCCAGCTGTTGATCGAACTGGACGCCACCGCCGCCGGCGCCGACAACCGCAAGGCCGGCGACGCGCTGGAAACCGCGCGCCTGGCCGCCGCCCGCTACCAGGCGCTGCTGGCGGCGCTGGACAACGGCCGGCTGCCGCAACTGGAGACGCTGGACGGCGTCGACCCGGCCAAGCAACTGAGCGAGGAAACGCTGGCCGTCGGCCAGTGGCGCGCCTACCAGGCCAAGCGCGACGCGCTGCAGGCGACCTTGCGCCAGCGCGAGGCCGAGCTGTCCACCACCCGCCAGCAGGTGATCAAGCTGCAGGGCACGGTGCGGCTGGCCGAAGCGCGCGAGCATGACTACCAGGAGCTGCTGGACAAGAACTTCATCTCCAAGCACGCCTACCTGGACAAGCAGCAGGCGCGGATCGAGCAGCAGGGCGACCTGGCCAGCCAGCAGAGCCGCATCCAGGAACTGGCCGCCGCCATCGCCAGCCAGCGCGAAGAGCTGGAAGCGCTGACCGCCAACTTCCGCAGCGACGCGCTGGACAAGCTGCGCGAAGCGCGCGAGCAGGCCACCCAGTCCGGCGAGGAAGTGAAGAAGACCGGCCGCCGCCAGGCGCTGACCCAGCTCACCGCGCCGGTGTCCGGCAGCGTGCAGCAACTGGCCATCCACACCGTCGGCGGCGTGGTGACCGAAGCGCAGCCCTTGCTGGCCGTGGTGCCGGCCAACGAGACGCTGGAAGTGGAAGCGCAGATCGAGAACAAGGACATCGGCTTCGTCCGGCCCGGCCAGGCGGTGACGGTGAAAGTGGAAAGCTTTCCCTACACCCGCTACGGCTATCTGGACGGCGTGGTGGAAACCGTCAGCCACGACGCGCAACAGGACGAAAAGCGCGGCCTGCTGTTTCCCGCCCGCATCCGGCTGAAGCAAAGCCACCTGGTGATAGACGGCGCGCGCGTCAACTTGAGCGCCGGCATGGCGGTCAGCGCCGAGATCAAGACCGGCAAGCGCCGGGTGATCGACTACTTCCTCAGCCCGCTGCAGGAGCACGTCGGCGAAGGCATGCGGGAGCGTTGA